A genomic window from Streptomyces mirabilis includes:
- a CDS encoding helix-turn-helix domain-containing protein, whose translation MTLEAAGVTDAEESAYRILVTMSNASAREFAIRSGATTADAAQTLEALTARGLASHTDGSPRLYRATPPDVALMPRLKRNADALDQARATATALLATYRDTMRRRDAGELIEVITGADALRQHLRRIQADTQDEMLWFCKAQYVAMPSGSNEAEFDALARGVRYRVLYEKAFFDDEGAVDNVIEGVRAGEVARAVPHLPLRLAVSDRAIAICPLVPGGPHGSPEEPTAALVRDSSLLAALIALFERYWDDAIPLHVDDTGTVSGTDGTSGADSLSTTDRRLLSLLVAGVTDKAIASQLGLSRRTVQRHIQQLMTFAGAATRMQLAWQAARRDWV comes from the coding sequence GTGACACTGGAAGCCGCCGGGGTCACCGACGCCGAGGAGTCCGCCTACCGGATCCTGGTGACGATGAGCAACGCCTCGGCGCGCGAATTCGCGATCCGCTCGGGTGCCACCACCGCGGACGCCGCACAGACTCTCGAGGCGCTCACGGCCAGGGGACTGGCCAGTCACACCGACGGATCACCACGGCTCTACCGGGCCACGCCACCCGATGTGGCGCTCATGCCCCGGCTCAAACGCAACGCCGACGCCCTCGACCAGGCCCGCGCCACGGCCACCGCCCTGCTGGCGACCTACCGGGACACCATGCGCCGGCGTGACGCCGGCGAGCTCATCGAGGTGATCACCGGGGCGGACGCCCTGCGCCAGCACCTCCGCCGCATCCAGGCGGACACCCAGGACGAGATGCTGTGGTTCTGCAAGGCCCAGTACGTCGCCATGCCGTCGGGCAGCAACGAGGCGGAGTTCGACGCCCTGGCCCGCGGGGTGCGCTATCGGGTCCTCTACGAGAAGGCGTTCTTCGACGACGAGGGAGCCGTGGACAACGTTATCGAGGGCGTACGGGCGGGTGAGGTCGCCCGCGCGGTACCCCATCTGCCCCTGCGACTCGCCGTGTCCGACCGCGCCATCGCCATCTGCCCCCTCGTACCCGGCGGTCCGCACGGCAGCCCCGAGGAACCCACCGCGGCCCTCGTGCGCGACAGCAGCCTCCTCGCCGCGCTCATCGCACTCTTCGAACGCTACTGGGACGACGCCATCCCCCTGCACGTCGACGACACCGGAACGGTCAGCGGCACTGACGGGACATCCGGCGCCGACTCCCTCTCCACCACGGACCGACGGCTGCTCTCTCTGCTCGTCGCAGGCGTCACGGACAAGGCGATCGCTTCGCAACTGGGCCTGAGCAGGCGTACGGTCCAACGTCATATCCAGCAACTGATGACGTTCGCCGGGGCGGCCACCCGTATGCAACTGGCCTGGCAGGCCGCTCGCCGGGACTGGGTGTAG
- a CDS encoding S8 family serine peptidase — MRLITGDRVTVTTDGDGKRIAAVEPGSGRRGILFRTVEQDGDLTVLPSDAQDLVSAGRLDRQLFNVSALIKQKYDAAHTDTLPLIIGRPAGVPAAAVHRLTTLTEDDAPARTLHSIDAQAVRISDDDLGRFWKQLAPAPNRVSAAGVAATPRIWLDGRVDATLDRSTGQINAPAVWKAGYDGTSVKVAVLDTGVDQTHPDLAGRISQAKDFSGSSGTGDVFGHGTHVASTVGGTGAASGGTRKGVAPGADLLIGKVLGDDGYGTESQVIDGMEWAAAEGAKVVNMSLGSDEVSDGTDPMSLAVDELSSTSGALFVVAAGNSGEQGQETIGSPGAADAALTVGAVDRDDSLAPFSSRGPRHGDRAVKPDVTAPGVGIVAARAAGTTMGEPVDQYYVAASGTSMATPHVAGAAALLAQAHPTWSGQRLKDALISTAHTVGGQQVTEEGGGRVDVAAAALGPVTATGSVALGPYGTGGDNGAPRTATVRYTNTSDKDVTLALAAHLATTGGRELTTGALRLGSDAVRIAAGATVDVPLTVDPSRAGRGDYYGYVTATTTDGAVKVHTTVSIVVHGPTHKLTVTTYDHDGNRVQALPTIWGTDGFVDYVSTEPAVAEVEEGTYQLDYSSLDTAHDGQELRHVVLPEVKVTKDTAVTLDARKTTKVDIRTPRPAEQRGILDYQTYRQIDGHSLLQGTMYFDLAKRLYVSPTTAVTDGTFEFASRWQLVAPLLEAKVSGSDLALNPYYMPSSPLFDAGGITLTAVDAGTFATPDFSRARGKLAIVRNEEGTDERELTRQAAAAGVRGLLMTHFADIAWTRWSPDGERTAVPTVRVGKAVGAALLDRLKKHPTTTVRFTGTAKSPYLYDVMQTSSQQIPRQVVYTVSERNSAVLRTTYADNGGAPWASEQRFARRPYQDTAWLQYTRYVPTGFVRTEYVSANGTAWLHRVHHTTTFDVDMPLAVGMHDAPRTYRPGEHLDERWQGAVVRPSIPRGTTTPSVRTGDVLALRIPEFTDSTAGHWSRLLAGDGGGVGGLATAADAPGGDTAAAALYRDGAKVADADSAWTDFEVSPGAADYRLDLTTSRVDDEWAFATRTDTSWSFRSATTATATPLSLLQLDYDVPVDAYNAVRAGRTHTIGLAVRAQDGQPAPQGVSLRVEVSYDDGRHWGGAAVQGRGHNAFRATVTRPSGHGDAYVTLRVTARDRLGNSVRQTVQRAYLQRG; from the coding sequence GTGCGGCTGATCACCGGCGACCGTGTGACCGTCACGACGGACGGCGACGGCAAGCGGATCGCCGCCGTCGAGCCCGGCAGCGGCAGGCGCGGCATCCTGTTCCGGACCGTGGAACAGGACGGTGACCTGACGGTTCTGCCCTCCGACGCCCAGGACCTGGTCTCCGCCGGGCGCCTGGACCGGCAGTTGTTCAACGTCAGCGCACTCATCAAACAGAAGTACGACGCGGCGCACACCGACACGCTCCCCCTGATCATCGGCCGACCGGCCGGTGTCCCGGCCGCCGCGGTGCACAGGCTCACCACGCTGACCGAGGACGACGCGCCCGCCCGCACGCTGCACAGCATCGACGCGCAGGCGGTCCGGATCTCCGACGACGACCTGGGCCGGTTCTGGAAGCAACTCGCCCCCGCCCCGAACAGGGTGAGCGCCGCGGGCGTGGCCGCCACGCCCAGGATCTGGCTGGACGGCCGGGTGGACGCCACCCTCGACCGCAGCACCGGACAGATCAACGCCCCGGCGGTCTGGAAGGCCGGGTACGACGGCACCTCCGTCAAGGTCGCGGTACTCGACACCGGTGTCGATCAGACCCATCCGGACCTGGCCGGACGCATCAGCCAGGCGAAGGACTTCTCGGGCAGTTCCGGGACCGGTGACGTCTTCGGCCACGGCACCCACGTCGCCTCCACCGTCGGCGGGACCGGCGCCGCGTCCGGCGGCACCCGCAAGGGGGTGGCACCGGGCGCCGACCTGCTGATCGGCAAGGTCCTCGGGGACGACGGCTACGGAACCGAGTCGCAGGTCATCGACGGCATGGAGTGGGCCGCCGCCGAGGGCGCCAAGGTCGTCAACATGAGCCTGGGCTCGGACGAGGTGAGCGACGGCACCGACCCGATGAGCCTCGCCGTCGACGAACTCAGCAGCACCAGCGGCGCCCTGTTCGTGGTGGCGGCCGGCAACAGCGGAGAGCAGGGCCAGGAAACCATCGGCTCGCCCGGCGCCGCGGACGCCGCACTGACCGTGGGCGCGGTGGACCGCGACGACTCACTCGCCCCGTTCTCCAGCCGAGGTCCGCGCCACGGCGACCGCGCGGTCAAGCCCGACGTCACCGCGCCGGGCGTGGGCATCGTCGCGGCCCGCGCGGCCGGCACCACCATGGGCGAACCGGTGGACCAGTACTATGTGGCCGCCTCCGGTACGTCGATGGCCACCCCGCACGTGGCGGGCGCCGCCGCCCTGCTCGCCCAGGCGCATCCGACCTGGAGCGGACAGCGGCTCAAGGACGCGCTCATCAGCACGGCGCACACCGTCGGGGGACAGCAGGTGACCGAGGAGGGCGGCGGCCGGGTCGACGTGGCCGCGGCGGCGCTCGGACCGGTCACCGCCACCGGGAGTGTGGCCCTGGGACCGTACGGGACCGGCGGCGACAACGGCGCCCCGCGCACGGCCACCGTCCGCTACACCAACACCTCGGACAAGGACGTCACCCTCGCGCTCGCCGCCCACCTCGCCACCACCGGCGGCCGGGAACTCACGACCGGTGCGCTGCGACTCGGCTCCGACGCGGTGCGGATCGCCGCCGGTGCCACCGTGGACGTGCCGCTGACGGTGGACCCCTCCCGGGCCGGCCGGGGCGACTACTACGGCTATGTCACCGCCACCACGACCGACGGCGCGGTCAAGGTCCACACCACGGTGAGCATCGTGGTGCACGGCCCCACCCACAAGCTCACCGTCACCACCTACGACCACGACGGGAACCGCGTCCAGGCACTGCCCACCATCTGGGGCACGGACGGATTCGTCGACTACGTCAGCACCGAGCCCGCCGTCGCCGAAGTCGAGGAAGGCACCTATCAACTCGACTACTCCAGCCTGGACACGGCCCACGACGGACAGGAACTGCGCCACGTCGTCCTGCCGGAGGTGAAGGTCACCAAGGACACGGCCGTCACCCTGGACGCGCGCAAGACCACCAAGGTCGACATCCGCACGCCGCGGCCCGCCGAACAGCGCGGCATCCTCGACTACCAGACCTACCGGCAGATCGACGGACACAGCCTCCTCCAGGGCACGATGTACTTCGACCTGGCCAAGCGGCTCTACGTCAGCCCCACCACGGCCGTCACCGACGGCACCTTCGAGTTCGCCTCGCGCTGGCAGCTGGTCGCCCCGCTGCTCGAGGCGAAGGTGTCGGGCAGCGACCTCGCCCTCAATCCGTACTACATGCCGAGTTCACCGCTGTTCGACGCCGGCGGCATCACCCTGACCGCCGTGGACGCGGGCACCTTCGCCACGCCCGACTTCAGCCGGGCCCGCGGCAAACTCGCGATCGTCCGCAACGAAGAGGGCACGGACGAGCGGGAGTTGACCCGGCAGGCGGCCGCAGCGGGCGTACGCGGACTGCTGATGACCCACTTCGCCGACATCGCCTGGACGCGCTGGAGCCCTGACGGCGAACGCACCGCAGTGCCGACCGTCCGCGTGGGCAAGGCGGTGGGTGCCGCCCTGCTCGACCGGCTGAAGAAGCACCCGACCACCACCGTCAGGTTCACCGGAACGGCGAAGAGCCCCTACCTCTACGACGTCATGCAGACGTCGTCCCAACAGATACCCCGGCAGGTCGTGTACACGGTGTCCGAGCGCAACAGCGCGGTGCTGCGGACCACGTACGCCGACAACGGAGGAGCGCCCTGGGCCAGTGAACAGCGGTTCGCCCGGCGCCCCTACCAGGACACCGCCTGGTTGCAGTACACCCGCTATGTGCCGACGGGCTTCGTTCGCACCGAGTACGTCAGCGCGAACGGCACGGCCTGGCTCCACCGGGTGCATCACACGACCACGTTCGACGTCGACATGCCGCTGGCCGTGGGCATGCACGACGCGCCCCGCACCTACCGGCCCGGCGAGCACCTCGACGAGCGTTGGCAGGGGGCAGTGGTGCGCCCCTCGATCCCCCGGGGCACCACGACGCCCTCGGTACGGACCGGAGACGTACTGGCCCTGCGCATCCCGGAGTTCACCGACTCCACGGCGGGTCACTGGTCACGGCTGCTCGCCGGTGACGGCGGCGGGGTGGGCGGACTCGCCACGGCGGCCGACGCGCCGGGCGGTGACACGGCAGCCGCGGCGCTCTACCGCGACGGGGCGAAGGTCGCCGACGCCGACAGTGCCTGGACCGATTTCGAGGTCTCCCCGGGCGCGGCCGACTACCGGCTGGACCTGACGACCTCGCGCGTGGACGACGAGTGGGCGTTCGCCACCCGTACGGACACCTCCTGGTCCTTCCGCTCCGCGACCACGGCCACGGCGACACCGCTGTCCCTGCTGCAACTCGACTACGACGTACCGGTCGATGCGTACAACGCGGTGCGAGCCGGGCGGACGCACACCATCGGCCTGGCCGTCCGCGCCCAGGACGGGCAGCCCGCCCCGCAGGGAGTGTCCCTGCGCGTGGAGGTGTCCTACGACGACGGCAGGCACTGGGGCGGGGCGGCGGTCCAAGGCCGCGGACACAACGCCTTCCGGGCCACCGTCACCAGGCCCTCCGGCCACGGCGACGCGTATGTGACCCTGCGGGTCACGGCACGAGACCGGCTCGGCAACAGTGTCCGACAGACGGTGCAACGCGCCTACCTGCAACGGGGGTAG
- a CDS encoding LLM class flavin-dependent oxidoreductase, whose amino-acid sequence MPLPSHPLRKLGFLTIGLFDEADPRRGHESTLEIIELGERLGFDSAWLRHRHLQYGISSPVAVLAAASQRTSRIELGTAVIPVGWENPLRLAEDLATVDILSGGRLNPGVSVGPPMHYDQVKRALYPDTGDVEDFGYARVERLLDFVRGKSATDFSGVEGFEVFSDRVQPHAAGLGRRMWYGSGSLRSAQWAGEHGMNLLTSSVVKAEESEDFAEIQRSHIRTFRAHHPDGDRARVSQGLVVIPTDSASPEQREKYEEYALKRTPRTATPQGPARMMFAPDLVGTSEEIAEQLYAHAAFREVDEVAFALPFTFGHEDYVQILTDLATRLGPALGWQPAA is encoded by the coding sequence GTGCCACTGCCCTCACACCCCTTGCGGAAGCTGGGCTTCTTGACCATCGGGTTGTTCGACGAGGCCGACCCGCGGCGGGGTCACGAGTCGACACTGGAGATCATCGAGCTCGGTGAGCGGCTGGGATTCGACAGCGCGTGGCTGCGACACCGTCATCTCCAGTACGGGATCTCCTCCCCCGTGGCCGTACTGGCGGCGGCCTCGCAGCGCACCAGCCGGATCGAGCTGGGGACGGCGGTCATCCCGGTGGGGTGGGAGAACCCGCTGCGGCTGGCCGAGGACCTTGCCACGGTCGACATCCTGTCCGGGGGCCGCCTCAACCCGGGCGTCAGCGTCGGCCCGCCGATGCACTACGACCAGGTCAAGCGGGCCCTCTACCCCGACACCGGCGACGTAGAGGACTTCGGCTACGCGCGCGTGGAACGGCTGCTGGACTTCGTGCGCGGCAAGTCGGCGACCGACTTCAGCGGCGTCGAGGGCTTCGAGGTGTTCTCCGACCGCGTCCAGCCGCACGCCGCGGGTCTGGGCCGGCGCATGTGGTACGGGAGCGGCAGCCTGCGCTCCGCGCAGTGGGCGGGCGAGCACGGGATGAACCTGCTGACCAGCAGTGTCGTCAAGGCGGAGGAGTCCGAGGACTTCGCCGAGATCCAGCGGTCGCACATCCGGACGTTCCGCGCCCACCACCCCGACGGCGACCGTGCCCGGGTCTCCCAGGGCCTCGTCGTCATTCCCACCGACAGCGCCTCACCCGAGCAGCGCGAGAAGTACGAGGAGTACGCCCTGAAGCGCACTCCTCGTACCGCGACCCCGCAGGGCCCGGCCCGGATGATGTTCGCGCCCGATCTCGTCGGCACCTCCGAGGAGATCGCCGAACAGCTGTACGCCCACGCCGCGTTCCGGGAGGTCGACGAGGTCGCGTTCGCGCTGCCGTTCACCTTCGGGCACGAGGACTACGTGCAGATCCTCACCGACCTCGCCACCCGGCTCGGTCCGGCACTCGGGTGGCAGCCGGCCGCCTGA
- a CDS encoding helix-turn-helix transcriptional regulator, giving the protein MGQRAVRSRRTLFEREGELAAADEALNELTGLREDGTEASERPRGALLAFAGRAGIGKTTLLAEVRRRAAAQGCTVLSARGGDQEQGVAFHVARQLLQPQLAGIAEAELRAQLGSWYTIVGPALGLCAPSEGAPPDQQGLRDGLDWVLTHLAVQRAPMVLVLDDAHWADPESLSWLAAFAPRVEELPLLLAVAYRPDELPDHAEAFRSLPGRAGQRPLDLEPLSAAAVADLVREDLGTQADDVFCRECWAVTAGNPFEAVELTAKVRDRGLVPTEEGAHLLRDLAAAVKGSGLIARLERLGASTVRFAWACAVLGTEIPPTLAAAVAGLGSEEAADAADALRGARILAGADTLEFVHPLIATAVYRAIPAAVRVALHGQAAWCVINEGLGPSAAARHLMETHPEGDNWVVQQLRAAARETQRAGAPDAARRYLARALREPPPLKERAAVLHELGCASLLTEPATTVNHLRAALEEPITDPELRHNIVYRLSQVLAHSDRLAEASETLAREIRVTGDARVRLRMQSEQFMWDAFRADEPDSPARSRRLARLADRLTGRDLTERYVIGLRAWDATLRGEPAHVALHHAERALAGGIRWAEADRGFEVPVLVALTFMYADRPGRTEELFAAGIADFESQGWHGAHLSFGYTLLGYVRYRRGRLAEAEDFARAGLRLAERVGAGTPVHWYAVGVIIQILLARGRVTEAAQIGEDHAFGAPFPAAVTFPDVQTVHGELLLARGLTKEAAAELEAAGRRLDPRGMRNPSWCPWQLHLARAEKHDAPERAVATALEAVHRARQFGAPSAVGQALRAAADVSSGSTRVKLLEESVSHLERSPAAYELACALVALGTELRRSGSPKEAAEHLYRGLDAAMQCGADGLGDEARAELAAAGLRPRRLHSTETDTLTARERAAAALTARGRTTTEVAEELGTEEPTVVRLLSAVYRKVGTDRTGLAAALGQQTAR; this is encoded by the coding sequence ATGGGACAACGCGCTGTACGCAGCAGAAGGACACTCTTCGAACGGGAGGGTGAACTCGCCGCCGCCGACGAGGCGTTGAACGAGCTCACCGGTCTGCGCGAGGACGGAACCGAAGCATCCGAGCGGCCCCGCGGCGCGCTCCTCGCCTTCGCCGGACGCGCCGGAATCGGCAAGACCACGCTCCTCGCCGAGGTACGGCGGCGCGCCGCGGCCCAGGGCTGCACCGTCCTGTCCGCGCGCGGCGGCGACCAGGAACAGGGCGTCGCCTTCCACGTCGCCCGCCAGCTCCTGCAACCCCAGCTCGCCGGGATCGCGGAGGCGGAACTCCGGGCCCAGCTGGGGAGTTGGTACACGATCGTCGGTCCCGCGCTCGGCCTGTGCGCCCCGTCCGAGGGTGCCCCGCCCGACCAGCAGGGCCTGCGCGACGGCCTCGACTGGGTGCTCACCCACCTCGCGGTGCAGCGCGCCCCGATGGTGCTCGTCCTCGACGACGCGCACTGGGCCGACCCCGAGTCACTGAGCTGGCTCGCCGCCTTCGCGCCGCGCGTCGAGGAACTTCCGTTGCTGCTCGCCGTCGCCTACCGGCCCGACGAACTCCCCGACCACGCCGAGGCGTTCAGGAGCCTTCCCGGACGCGCGGGCCAGCGCCCCCTCGACCTCGAACCGCTCAGCGCCGCCGCCGTCGCCGACCTCGTCCGCGAGGACCTCGGCACCCAGGCCGACGACGTGTTCTGCCGCGAGTGCTGGGCGGTCACCGCGGGCAACCCCTTCGAGGCGGTGGAGCTGACCGCGAAGGTTCGCGACCGCGGGCTGGTCCCGACCGAGGAGGGGGCGCACCTGCTGCGCGACCTCGCCGCCGCCGTCAAGGGCAGCGGCCTGATCGCCCGCCTCGAACGCCTCGGCGCCTCCACCGTGCGCTTCGCCTGGGCCTGCGCCGTCCTCGGCACCGAGATCCCGCCGACCCTGGCCGCCGCCGTGGCCGGCCTCGGCTCCGAGGAGGCCGCCGACGCCGCGGACGCCCTGCGCGGCGCCCGTATCCTCGCCGGCGCCGACACCCTGGAGTTCGTCCACCCCCTCATCGCCACCGCCGTCTACCGAGCCATCCCGGCCGCCGTCCGCGTGGCCCTGCACGGCCAGGCCGCCTGGTGCGTCATCAACGAAGGGCTCGGCCCCTCCGCCGCCGCCCGCCACCTCATGGAGACCCACCCCGAGGGCGACAACTGGGTCGTCCAGCAGCTGCGCGCCGCCGCCCGCGAGACCCAGCGCGCCGGAGCCCCCGACGCCGCCCGCCGCTACCTCGCGCGCGCCCTGCGCGAACCGCCACCCCTCAAGGAGCGGGCCGCGGTCCTCCACGAACTGGGCTGCGCCTCCCTGCTCACCGAACCGGCGACCACCGTCAACCACCTCCGGGCCGCCCTGGAAGAACCCATCACCGACCCGGAACTGCGCCACAACATCGTCTACCGGCTCTCCCAGGTCCTCGCCCACAGCGACCGGCTCGCCGAGGCCTCCGAGACGCTGGCCCGTGAGATCCGCGTGACCGGCGACGCCCGGGTGCGGCTGCGGATGCAGTCCGAACAGTTCATGTGGGACGCCTTCCGCGCCGACGAACCCGACTCCCCGGCCCGCTCCCGCCGCCTGGCCCGCCTCGCCGACCGGCTCACCGGCCGCGACCTCACCGAGCGCTATGTCATCGGCCTGCGCGCCTGGGACGCCACCCTGCGCGGCGAGCCCGCCCACGTCGCGCTCCACCACGCCGAACGCGCCCTCGCCGGAGGGATCCGCTGGGCCGAGGCCGATCGCGGCTTCGAGGTGCCCGTCCTGGTCGCCCTCACCTTCATGTACGCCGACCGCCCGGGCCGCACCGAGGAACTGTTCGCCGCCGGGATCGCCGACTTCGAGTCCCAGGGCTGGCACGGCGCCCACCTCTCCTTCGGCTACACCCTCCTCGGATACGTCCGCTACCGCCGCGGCCGACTCGCCGAAGCGGAGGACTTCGCCCGTGCCGGCCTCAGGCTCGCGGAACGCGTCGGCGCCGGAACCCCCGTCCACTGGTACGCCGTCGGCGTCATCATCCAGATCCTGCTCGCCCGCGGTCGCGTCACCGAGGCCGCCCAGATCGGCGAGGACCACGCGTTCGGCGCGCCCTTCCCGGCCGCCGTCACCTTCCCCGACGTCCAGACCGTGCACGGCGAACTGCTGCTCGCCCGCGGCCTCACCAAGGAAGCCGCCGCCGAGCTCGAAGCGGCCGGACGCCGTCTGGACCCGCGCGGCATGCGCAACCCCTCCTGGTGCCCCTGGCAGCTCCACCTCGCCCGCGCCGAAAAGCACGACGCGCCGGAACGCGCCGTCGCCACGGCACTCGAAGCGGTGCACCGCGCCCGCCAGTTCGGCGCCCCCTCGGCCGTCGGACAGGCGCTGCGGGCCGCGGCCGACGTCTCCTCCGGCTCGACCCGCGTCAAGCTCCTCGAAGAGTCCGTCAGTCACCTGGAGCGCTCCCCGGCCGCCTACGAACTGGCCTGCGCGCTGGTCGCCCTGGGCACCGAACTGCGCCGCTCGGGCTCTCCCAAGGAAGCCGCCGAACACCTCTACCGGGGACTGGACGCGGCCATGCAGTGCGGCGCCGACGGTCTCGGCGACGAGGCCCGCGCCGAGCTGGCCGCCGCCGGACTGCGCCCGCGCCGCCTGCACAGCACCGAGACGGACACCCTCACCGCCCGTGAACGCGCGGCCGCCGCGCTGACCGCCCGGGGCCGCACCACGACCGAGGTCGCCGAGGAGCTGGGGACCGAGGAACCGACCGTCGTCCGCCTGCTCTCGGCGGTCTACCGGAAGGTGGGCACGGACCGTACGGGACTGGCGGCGGCGCTGGGCCAGCAAACGGCCCGGTAG
- a CDS encoding CGNR zinc finger domain-containing protein yields the protein MADSIDADTRLALDLALTIRHDGQGGVADDLAEPGGLTTWVRGHADLLPEADAFVADAAALAAVRDLRAAVRALFARAVRPGDPSPADAARLLPVPQAVLCLNTAAALAPTVPVLTWDDGAEPVVRRQAAGGAAPLPALLARATLAFLASPDRSRLHACHAPRCVRYFIKEHPRQEWCKPSCGNRARVARHHERHRKSAQAVGD from the coding sequence ATGGCGGACTCGATCGACGCGGACACCCGGCTCGCCCTGGACCTCGCCCTCACCATCCGGCACGACGGACAGGGCGGAGTGGCCGACGACCTCGCGGAACCCGGTGGACTCACCACCTGGGTGCGCGGGCACGCCGACCTGCTGCCCGAGGCCGACGCCTTCGTCGCCGACGCCGCCGCGCTCGCCGCCGTACGCGACCTGCGCGCCGCGGTCCGCGCCCTGTTCGCCCGCGCCGTGCGCCCCGGCGACCCCAGCCCGGCCGACGCCGCCCGGCTGCTTCCCGTACCCCAGGCCGTGCTGTGTCTGAACACCGCCGCCGCCCTCGCGCCGACCGTCCCCGTCCTCACCTGGGACGACGGCGCCGAACCTGTCGTACGCCGGCAAGCCGCGGGCGGCGCCGCTCCCCTCCCGGCACTGCTCGCCCGCGCCACCCTCGCCTTCCTCGCGAGCCCGGACCGGTCGCGGCTGCACGCCTGCCACGCGCCACGCTGCGTGCGCTACTTCATCAAGGAACACCCGCGACAGGAGTGGTGCAAACCTTCGTGCGGGAACCGTGCACGTGTCGCCCGCCATCACGAACGGCACAGGAAATCCGCGCAGGCCGTGGGGGATTGA
- a CDS encoding DUF397 domain-containing protein has translation MAESTIEQHPLAGWDKPELDLSNAEWQSSSRGRGDVQIAFVEGFIAMRNSGRPASPSLIFTPAEWGAFVSGAREGEFDLT, from the coding sequence GTGGCCGAGAGCACCATCGAGCAGCACCCGCTGGCGGGGTGGGACAAGCCTGAGCTGGACCTCAGCAACGCCGAATGGCAGTCCAGCAGCCGAGGGCGGGGAGACGTCCAGATCGCTTTTGTCGAGGGCTTCATCGCGATGCGCAACAGTGGCCGCCCCGCGAGCCCTTCCTTGATCTTCACACCGGCCGAGTGGGGCGCGTTCGTGTCGGGCGCCCGCGAGGGAGAGTTCGACCTGACCTGA
- a CDS encoding thiolase domain-containing protein — protein sequence MSKEPVAVVGIGQTKHVAARRDVSLAGLVREAAGRALADAELTWADIDAVVIGKAPDFFEGVMMPELYLADALGAVGKPMLRVHTAGSVGGSTALVATNLIAGRVHGTVLTLAYEKQSESNAMWGLSLPIPFQQPLLAGAGGFFAPHVRAYMRRTGAPDTVGSLVAYKDRRNALKNPYAHLHEHDITLEKVQASPMLWDPIRYSETCPSSDGACAMVLTDRAGAARSPRRPAWLHGGAMRSEPTLFAGKDCVSPQAGKDCAADVYRQAGIAEPRRDIDAVEMYVPFSWYEPMWLENLGFAEEGEGWKLTESGVTELDGDLPVNMSGGVLSTNPIGASGMIRFAEAALQVRGQAGEHQVEGARRVLGHAYGGGSQFFSMWLVGAEPPTS from the coding sequence ATGAGCAAGGAGCCCGTGGCCGTCGTAGGCATCGGCCAGACCAAGCACGTGGCGGCCCGACGGGACGTGTCCCTCGCGGGACTCGTCCGCGAGGCCGCCGGGCGGGCGCTCGCCGACGCCGAGTTGACATGGGCCGACATCGACGCCGTGGTCATCGGCAAGGCGCCCGACTTCTTCGAGGGCGTCATGATGCCGGAGCTGTACCTCGCAGACGCGCTCGGCGCGGTCGGCAAGCCGATGCTGCGGGTGCACACGGCGGGTTCCGTCGGCGGATCCACGGCCCTGGTCGCCACCAACCTGATCGCGGGCCGCGTCCACGGCACCGTCCTGACCCTGGCCTACGAGAAGCAGTCCGAGTCGAACGCCATGTGGGGCCTGTCCCTGCCGATCCCCTTCCAGCAGCCGCTGCTGGCCGGGGCGGGCGGCTTCTTCGCACCGCACGTACGGGCGTACATGCGGCGCACCGGCGCGCCCGACACCGTCGGCTCGCTGGTCGCGTACAAGGACCGGCGCAACGCGCTGAAGAACCCGTACGCCCATCTCCACGAGCACGACATCACGCTGGAGAAGGTGCAGGCCTCGCCCATGCTGTGGGACCCGATCCGCTACTCGGAGACCTGCCCGTCCTCGGACGGCGCCTGCGCGATGGTCCTCACCGACCGGGCGGGGGCGGCCCGCTCGCCGAGGCGGCCCGCGTGGCTGCACGGCGGCGCGATGCGCAGCGAGCCGACCCTGTTCGCGGGCAAGGACTGTGTGTCGCCGCAGGCGGGCAAGGACTGCGCGGCCGACGTGTACCGGCAGGCGGGCATCGCGGAACCGCGCCGTGACATCGACGCCGTGGAGATGTACGTGCCCTTCTCCTGGTACGAGCCCATGTGGCTGGAGAACCTCGGTTTCGCCGAGGAGGGCGAGGGCTGGAAGCTCACCGAATCCGGTGTGACCGAGCTTGACGGGGACCTGCCCGTCAACATGTCGGGCGGTGTCCTCTCCACCAATCCGATCGGCGCCTCCGGCATGATCCGCTTCGCCGAAGCGGCACTTCAGGTGCGCGGTCAGGCGGGAGAACACCAGGTGGAAGGGGCTCGCAGGGTGCTGGGACACGCCTATGGAGGGGGATCCCAGTTCTTCTCGATGTGGCTGGTCGGGGCCGAGCCGCCCACCTCCTGA